A single window of Drosophila suzukii chromosome 3, CBGP_Dsuzu_IsoJpt1.0, whole genome shotgun sequence DNA harbors:
- the ImpE2 gene encoding 20-hydroxyecdysone protein: MKPVALILVFLALSQGRVLNVPKEAIDIPVTIVEDKEQPVALPLVQEEIKTEEIKPIAQEEKAKDLKEEINPEVKPEVKEEIKPEIKEEIKPEIKEDLKPVIKEELKEKIEEQIKQQINEKLKEKSLEIKEEPQEIKEEVQLPEIKQETPEIQEEPAKNILKTLPAEEAVVVPAEEPSPNPLEQEQLEIQDPAHPQVRQATQATPTQSTTQGNFVQQLIQNSPIGQFLNQFQPQPAANAPAAAPAQVQADDAAAPATPAPTVPGFLNPQAAITSAQQAVQNAAQTAVNATTQAFQGIQQFASNLGNQFQNTLSSLTGQQQAAAVSTTPRPPGPIQQFVNNVFGGNNNATASAAPAAQQSGNPLQGIINFLGGNRPQNAPAVAAVTQAPEKPAVDDKIDPAQDEVAEFVPESENEVRTSGETIDDSFEDARVPANEVIVVNDDAAEGAEVVDPVLNQPQPTDAVAL; this comes from the coding sequence ATGAAGCCTGTTGCCTTGATCCTGGTTTTTCTGGCCTTAAGCCAGGGCAGAGTACTGAATGTACCCAAGGAGGCGATTGATATCCCGGTGACCATTGTGGAGGATAAAGAGCAACCAGTGGCTTTGCCTTTGGTCCAGGAGGAAATTAAGACAGAGGAAATTAAACCTATTGCTCAGGAAGAAAAAGCCAAGGATCTGAAGGAGGAAATTAATCCAGAAGTTAAGCCAGAGGTTAAGGAGGAGATTAAGCCAGAGATTAAAGAGGAGATTAAGCCCGAAATTAAAGAAGATTTGAAGCCAGTCATTAAAGAGGAGCTCAAGGAAAAGATTGAAGAACAGATTAAACAGCAGATTAATGAGAAGCTCAAGGAGAAGTCCCTGGAAATCAAGGAGGAACCCCAGGAAATTAAGGAAGAAGTTCAGTTGCCAGAAATCAAACAGGAGACTCCAGAAATCCAAGAAGAGCCggctaaaaatattttaaaaactctgCCAGCTGAGGAGGCAGTTGTTGTGCCCGCAGAGGAGCCTTCCCCCAATCCTTTGGAACAGGAGCAGTTGGAAATTCAGGATCCAGCTCATCCCCAGGTCCGCCAGGCCACCCAGGCCACGCCCACCCAGAGCACCACCCAGGGCAACTTTGTGCAGCAATTGATCCAGAATTCCCCCATTGGTCAGTTCCTCAATCAGTTCCAGCCCCAGCCAGCTGCCAATGCTCCAGCTGCGGCTCCAGCACAGGTTCAAGCAGATGATGCAGCTGCTCCTGCAACTCCGGCTCCCACGGTTCCCGGTTTCCTCAATCCCCAGGCGGCCATCACCTCGGCCCAACAGGCTGTCCAGAATGCTGCCCAAACTGCCGTGAATGCCACCACTCAGGCCTTCCAGGGTATCCAGCAGTTCGCCAGCAATTTGGGTAATCAGTTCCAGAACACTTTGTCCAGTCTGACGGGTCAACAGCAGGCGGCAGCGGTGTCCACCACTCCACGTCCACCGGGTCCCATCCAACAGTTTGTGAACAATGTTTTCGGTGGCAATAATAATGCCACGGCCTCGGCTGCCCCTGCTGCCCAGCAGAGTGGCAATCCTCTCCAGGGAATCATCAATTTCCTGGGCGGCAATCGTCCACAGAATGCCCCAGCTGTCGCCGCAGTAACTCAGGCCCCCGAAAAACCCGCCGTCGATGATAAAATCGATCCTGCCCAGGATGAGGTGGCCGAATTTGTGCCAGAATCCGAGAATGAGGTACGCACCAGTGGTGAAACCATCGATGATTCCTTTGAGGACGCGCGTGTTCCAGCCAACGAGGTCATCGTGGTCAATGATGATGCCGCCGAGGGCGCTGAGGTCGTCGATCCTGTCCTGAATCAACCACAGCCCACCGATGCAGTGGCTCTCTAG